The genomic region TCTAATATAGTCCAAAATTCCAAGACTATAgtgatcaaagaaaaaaattccaagACTTGAATTTTCAAAGTCTTTTGAAGTTCCAAAGAATGATCAAAGAATTGTTAAAACGCAAACAGGATTTAAGTTTTCTAATGGtatttcccttaaaaaaaaagaaaaaaaaaagaagactttTGATGGTGTCACACGTCTTCAAAGTTGAAGGAATCTAGCGTATTAATGacttaaaaaatgaatgatatcattttctttcataaaatttttaagagataaaacaACTAATTAAACTTTTCTTAGTTGTTACCCCTAAGCCAACTCCCCCCAATTAgttgttattaaaatattaaatatggaTGTATACATATTTAGAAAAAGGTTCTCCATTGTATAACAAATAGTGATAACTTAAGGGTATTTatcaaagaaaattatttgGACTTTGACCAAAGTTATCAAAAGATGattaaaaagattaaaacaaTACTAATTTATCTCTTCATAGTATTTATCAAATAACAAGAAATGTGAGTTTTacataatgaagaaaaaaaaaaagattttaagcACTGTAGAGGTCCCCTCCTTGCTTGCTTCCCCACATCAGATATGCATAAAGTAGGCAATGAGCATATGCCTTATGGTTGCATGCATCTAAAAAAGATTATATGCTGACCAGGGGCTTTATAGCTGAGTTGACATCTCCTCATGTACAaagtgtaattatatatatatatatatatatatagtattaagTATAACTGTATAAAGGgaaacaaaacatttttatcaaTATAAATGCCATCCTATTTGAAAGTAGCTCTTGTGATTTAGCATGAAGCAAAATAAAAGTgacaacaattatatttttgtcaatAGCTGATCTAGATTCGACTTACTAAAAAGGCTTAAGATATGTGTCATTGACAAGGGATGAGAATACTACTGGAATACGCAAGAATTTTATTGGCACAGATAAAATTTCCTCAGCAAAAGGAATGGAAAATATCTTCAAAATTGAATCtgacattttgttttttggatacTCTCAAAAGAATTTAAGTTTACTGCTATAATAAATCAAAtagttatgaaatttttttcataaaaaaaggaaaaaaagaaaagaaatgttcatctattattattctattttatcttttatttaaagtatttttaattaaatcaaaatgTAGATAGTCAGTCATTAATTAAATCCCCATACTTTTTCTCCCAAAAAGAAACCGAGTATGATGTTGACTTTACCACTATATGCATGAATTGGaattttaaaacacaaaattagaACTAAGTAATGATATCACAACACGTCACATACTCCGTAATACACACTCACCTTATACATTCTTCCACATGAACTGAAAttctacttttaaaaaatgatttcaattaaattgtaaaataatgattttaaaacacaatttcataattaaaactgaaattatgagctgtttagaaaaaaatttcagaagAGAAACAAAGTGTGTACAGAATGTACAATACAAAATGTGTTATAAGATTTTTGGATTGAACCCTTTTTTGATgttattactttatatatattaaactttTATTAATCAGAGCATTCCCATGTTGGTCATGAGCGTATTTCATAGTACAATAAAAATGTGGAAAATCAGGAGTTCATGAACATTCTTCACCAGCTACACCATATATAAGCAATGATTAGGAATTTCAAAACCATAATCATTATGAATCAAAACTGAGCAATTAGAAATTCCCAAACCGTTTAAGATCTTGATTGGTCTTTTTTACTTGTGAATTTGGCATGTgcctaaattaaaataatttagttaAACAATTATCCCAGGATGatgcatttttcttattttgctAAATGTCAATATGATACTGTCTAGTTAAACAATTATCCGAAAATTTGACAACGTGCTAAATGTCTAGCGTAGAAGTCATCAGTTCATTATAGCCAGAGagacaaaacataaataataataataatatattcactaCAGGTATCAGTATgagctaataataataataataataataataataataataataataataataataatatattcaataCAGGTATCAGTATGAGCTAATATAAATGTAAAGTAGATAGGATTATCATGATTCTTGTTTATAAGGAGTTTTTATAAATCTCACCTTGATTTTCTAGCTTTTAAAGTTATTATGATACTGTATCAAAGAATTCTGCTATATAGTCCACAGTATATGCTAGTTCCTTCCATCCAATTCATCCTTAAGTTCACTagaataatgtattataaacttggtttaaaacactaaatattattattttcgtgtgtgttctaataattattattgtttactcaaaaaaaaaagttcactaaaataatgtcattttggaatatgaaaaaaaaaattaaactaatggCAAGATTGGACACTATTGGAATTACTAAATTGAAAACATATttaaagttaaagaaaaaaatgaaagaaagaaaaaattttaatgattgatttgaaaataagttttttaatttggaggATGTAATTAATTTGGAGCTTAAACTTGAATAAATTTgtgttatataaaaatattttttcttgaattttcttgATCATTGCATGGGATACTAAAGAGTAGATAACTAGATATGTAATTATagacaatttaaaattttaatttttaatttatttgagaaaaaagtaatGGGTGACATAAAACTGATCATGATAACATGATTGCTACAAGTTTGAATATTATCACGCGTTCAACTTGTAATTCTGTAATTTACATCAAACAATTTTTATACCGTCCAAAATTTCAAGACTATAGCTTTCCAAGTCTTTGGAAGTTTCAAACAACCACCAAAGACTAGCTGAGACGTTAACATGATTAGTCCTTTAATTGTATCACTCGTTTTCATAGTTGAAGGGATCTGGTATATCAATGATTTAAAAcaagttgtgattaatttctccAAACGTACAAATTTTAAGAGATAGAGCTACTAGTTAAACGTTTCTTAAATATTACTTTGGAAGATTCCTAAATCCCAccaccccacaaaaaaaaaaaaaaagtttttataaataataagaaatgaTCACTGAGCAATGCTTAGAAATTCCAAAACCCTCTGATCTTGAGTTCTTGACTGCCTTTTTTTACTTGTGCTTTTGGCGTGTGCCTAAATTAGAAtgatttaattgattaaatatgATTATTCCAAGAGGATGTCTTTGTCTTATTTGCTGCTAGGTCCTTGACAATGTGCTAAATGTCTAGCACTATCGTAATAAGGTAATTATTTCCATAAACTGATAGTCCTATATATTAAATAGGCAGAGACAAAACTTAAAAGTATGAGCAAATTGAAATCTAaagttgatatttttttttaataaacagcAGATATAACTACTCCAAATAACCTGGTTTTTTTAATTGTCAGAGCTATTTTTTTCATCGAATAATTCTATAGTCCAAAAAGTATACACTGTACGCTAGTGACCCACAACCACAAAACCTCCATAATTTTAGCCCACAGGACCATAGATATTATTAATTAACGGGTTAAGGATATATAAATGTAATAGAGTGACACACGAGACCTTTAATTTTCCAAGTGATTGGCCCAACCCATAAAATAAGCTAACACGACACGTTGGATTAATTGTCTTGTTACTTATAATCGCGGCCTATAAATATATGTATCTATGCCATCTCAATTCCCATATCTTcctaaatatatttatattctcATTTCTCAAATCCAGAGCAAATATGGAGCGTGTATTTGTATTACGCCCAAGTCACCTACTCTTTCTCATTTGCTTCCTCCTCCTCTCTCAACCTTATtgttcctcttctctctcttctttttcctcgTTTAATTCATCAACGCCTTTATGCCATTCCCACCAAAGCTTTGCTTTACTACAATTCAAACACTCATTTTCTATCGAAGAATTTCCTGTTAGTGATAATTATTGTTATCCAAAGACAAATTCGTGGAGAATGGGTACAGATTGTTGTGGGTGGGATGGGGTCACCTGTGATACGATGACAGGTCATGTCATTGGTGTCGACCTCAGTTGCAGTGGGCTTGTAGGTCCCATCCATCCCAATAGCACCCTTTTCTCTCTTCGCCATCTCCAAAGGCTCAACCTCGCTTACAACTATTTCAATTACTCCACAATTTCATCTAAGTTTGGTGGCTTTGCAAACATGACGCATCTCAACCTCACTGACTCCTCCGTTGCTGGTAATTTCCCATCCGAAATCTCCCACTTATCCAAACTGGTTTCACTTGATCTCTCTTGGAATTTTGGCATGAGAATTGAAACGCCTAGTTTGAAAAGGCTTGTTCAAAACCTAACCCATCTAACTGAACTTGTTTTGGTTTATGTTAACATGTCTTTTGTTTCACCTAATTCTTTCATGAATTTGTCTTCCTCTTTGACATCTCTTAGTCTTTATGATTGTGGATTGAAAGGGAGATTCCCAGATAATATATTCCACCTTCCAAACCTCCAGCTGCTCGATGTAGGTTACAACTACAATCTCACCGGTTCCCTTCCAATGTATAACTGGAGTTCTCCTCTCAAGTCCTTGGAGCTCTCTGGAACCGAATTCCTAATTGACTTACCTAATTTAATCAGCAACCTcaagtccttaaaaaaattgtacctcAGAGGATGCAATTTCACAGGATCATATCTAACATTTCTTCCTAATCGAACACAAATCACTTCTTTGGACCTCTCACATAATAACTTTGGTGGTCAGTTTCCATGGTCCCTCCTAAACTTTGAAGTTCTTTCTTACTTAGATCTCTCATACAACAATTTCATAGGGCAGCTTCCCGAAGTTACGACAAACTTAACccaaattttctcttcaaataaTTCTTCTAATAGTCAACTACTCAACAAGATTCCTTCCAATCTAGAATATCTCATCTTATCTGGTAACTTATTGAACGGGACAGTACCATCTTGGGTGTATACAATACCATCTTTGCGTTCCTTACTTCTTAATCATAACCAATTCACTGGGCATATTGGTGATTTCCAGCATAACTCATTAGTTGTTCTTTTGTTGAATAATAACAACCTACATGGTCCCCTTCCATTGTCGATCTCTAAATTGGTGAGTCTTAGTGATCTAAGTATTTCCTTCAATAATTTAAGTGGAAATCTGGAGTCAAAAATATTCTCAAAGCTCAAAAGTCTTGAATATCTTGATATGTCAAAAAATCCTCTCTTGTCACTAAGCTCCTTCACCTTTTCCACCAATATCTTGCCCAAACTTTACTCATTATCTTTATCCTCTTGCAACCTAATTGAAATTCCACACTTTTTACGAACAGCCAAATATATTGAACACTTAGACCTTtccaaaaaccaaatcaaaggCAATATTCCGAAGTGGTTTTTGGAGGTGGGGAAGGATTCATTGTACAATTTGAATCTTTCATACAACTTCTTGACAAGTGTAGGACACCTTCCGTGGAAGTACATGGATATTCTTGATCTTCGTTCTAACATGCTTCAAGGACCACTTCCCGTACCTCCACTaggcatatttttcttttcagtcTCAAGGAATAATATAACTGGACAGATCTCTTCCTCGATTTGCAATCTCAGTTTCGTCAGTTACCTTGATTTGTCTTATAATCACTTGAGTAACCTAATTCCTCCATGTTTGGGAAACTTAAGTGATTATCTCATAGATTTGGATTTGCGAAGTAATAATCTTAATGGCACCATTCCAACAACATTTGCAAAGGGATGTTACTTGAGAAGTCTAAAACTCAATGGCAATCAATTGGAAGGGTCATTGCCACAATCATTGGTCCATTGTAGAAATTTGGAAGTTCTAGATTTTGGTAACAACAAGATTAATAGCACCTTCCCTCATTGGTTGGAAACTCTTCCAGAGTTGCGGATTCTTATCTTGCGATCAAACAAGTTTCACGGTGCCTTAGGCAACCCCAAGACCAAATTCCCATTCCCAAATTTGCGAATCATAGACCTCTCTCACAATGAGATCCATGGGCGTTTGCCGAGAAACCTTTTTAAGTATTTAAAAGCCATGATGAATGCGAGTGTGGACAAAGGTGAATTGAAATATATGggtaattattattatcaagATTCTGTGACAGTGGTGCTGAAAGGGTTTTTCATTGAATTGGTAAAAATCCAAAGTCTATTCACAACCATTGATTTCTCCAACAATAATTTCAAAGGAGAAATTCCAAAGGCAATTGGAGAGCTTCGGTCACTGAAGGGGCTTAATTTTTCACACAATAATCTTTCAGGGCATATGCCTCCATCGTTGGGAAATTTAACCAATCTTGAATGGTTAGATCTCTCCTCAAACAAGCTCACAGGTGAAATTCCTATACAATTAGTAGATATCACATCACtagcaattttaaatctatCAGAAAACTATCTTTTTGGTCAGATACCTCAAGGCAAACAGTTCAATACCTTTATGAATGATTCTTACAATGGGAACCTGGGGTTATGTGGATTTCCAATGAAAGCTTGTGGCAATGATGAGggacaacaaccaccaccatcatcaaccaTTGAGGAagataatttcaaatttgaaaatgggTTTCATTGGAAAGTTGTATCATTGGGGTACGGTGTTGGATTCATGTTcggattgggtttgggttatcTTGTGTTCTCAAGTGAAAAACCAATATGGCTAGTGAATATTTTTTATGGAGAATAAGATAACAAGGTACGAAGATCCAAGAAGAATGCTCATGGACGAACTCATCGAAGAAGAATTTGGTGGATGCAAATACTGATTCTAGGTATATTCTTATAtgctaataatatatttgaaaataatctatttcataattttttggttCATTAAAACTGTGACTTAAATTGTTAagatgatttttcatttttaatttcctttattCTTGTCAGGAATGGATGTACTTCTGTTAACATGAGGCTTATTACTAGTATTACTGGGTGCATAAGCTTCTATGTTTCCTTTCAATAAAAAAGAGCTTCTGTGTTTAAAGTATAGCTAAGTAATTTGATGTGTTGATATTGTTTCTATTGCCATTAGAGATGGGATTATGCTGGTCTGTTCTCCTGAATCTTcctatattctctctctcttttaagaTATTTTTTGTTAAGGTCCTTTCACCTAAGGGCTTTGGAACAGTCTAAGGTTTAGGATTTGATGATTGTTTGTAGACAAAGATGCTTAAATGAAACTTGGGGAAAGTGTAAGAAACAGACTTTAAAAGAAATGGTATctctttacatttttatatgttGAGGAGTTTATTAGTAAGATTCTAAAGTACATATTGGTTATGTGGAAAACTTAGAAAATTAATGAATTGATAATACATTCCTAGTGATTTTTGCTGTTTTGGTTTCCACAAATTGTTACAGCCACCTTTACTTATTCAACTAGTTGTTTCTGGAACTTTttggttataatttttcaattgaaaatgtcaaaaaatttaaaaaaattgaaatacttTTCTTATTCCAAATTCAGCTAAACTGACACTAAAGAATAGCTCATAATACCTCGTTTTATTGGTGCTCTTATGTAAACTACTATACTTGACATCACAGGCTGGTGGTGTTAACAGGATGGAAGGACAACATTCATTCATATTTAACGAAGCACTAGCTGGCAGTTCACGACTAAATGATAATATAACACAGACACTTCACCTTCTTGCCCTTAGATGTATCGATGATTGAGAAACAGTTAGTCTTCTAGGTACTTACTATCTCTCTGCCCTTTCTCATTTCCCCCCTTATTTTATGGAGTTGAAAAaggtttaaaaagttatttGGTTTGTATCAGTTTCTTAATCATCTGAAGGGGCACGTGAAATTGGGAAGATTAGCTGTGAATTCATACAGAAATGCCTCCCTTACCTTAAGGGGATAGGGCAGCCAAACCCAACTATAGCTCCTGATTTTCTCATTGAAGCGAGAATGAGATGCCATGACAGTAATAGGACCACCACTCATCCTTCTTCACCCATGGAATCATTGGAAATGAGTGAGTCTGCAGTGGGGATGTCATATTTGCAGGACTTGTCATCTTCGATATCATCTGGGGTAGGTGTTGACACTCACGACTGTCAGAGCTTTTTAAAGGGGAGAGGACTCCTTTTTGCTGATCAGCAGTTGATAGCTAATGAGAAGACTGTGAGATTGGTAAGGGTTTATGCTTTAGATGATGGATCAATCTTTTGAATGGACTTTGCTTGGGCAATGATGAAGATGTCAGGTCTTAATGTTCTGACTGGATCTCAAGGTCAAGTCCGAAGAAACTGCTCCTTGGCTTTGGTCAGTTTCTAAGTGACAGTCTGACCATAATGAACTCTGgagatcttttttctttcatgttAGTTTCTATTATGTTCTATATTTGATTGTAGATGCTGTGACTTCTAGTTCTACATTTCTTGCCTGTACTAATTTTTGAGTCTATATAAAAAGTTAATGGCATAGAGTAGACATTAGTCACAATGATGAACCTAACAGAAAAAAACTGCATAATAATGTTTTGGCTATTGATTTCTTTTGacatatagaattttaatgttttgattCTTACCAAAAGTTAACAAATATTTGGGAGCTCATAATGTATGCTGCAACatctaaattaatattaatgatAGAATTCTTTAGACATATGTGGAGTTTGTGgtgcctttgtgttagaacctCATTCCCTCTCCCTTGTGCATGTGTTCAATGTCAATATGACTAGTGCAGTAGCCTTAGCTTCTAAACCCAACgaaacttttcttctttcatggccgaaaaaaaaacaatcagaAAATCTTAATAACTCAGAAGTCAGAACACTCGAACCTTAATAACTCAGTAATAACTCATTGAGGTTGTGCTTGTGTTTCATTCCCTGTGCactgtttaattttttagagtttACAAAGGAGCtgtttgagtttta from Castanea sativa cultivar Marrone di Chiusa Pesio chromosome 11, ASM4071231v1 harbors:
- the LOC142615148 gene encoding receptor-like protein 7 isoform X1 codes for the protein MYLCHLNSHIFLNIFIFSFLKSRANMERVFVLRPSHLLFLICFLLLSQPYCSSSLSSFSSFNSSTPLCHSHQSFALLQFKHSFSIEEFPVSDNYCYPKTNSWRMGTDCCGWDGVTCDTMTGHVIGVDLSCSGLVGPIHPNSTLFSLRHLQRLNLAYNYFNYSTISSKFGGFANMTHLNLTDSSVAGNFPSEISHLSKLVSLDLSWNFGMRIETPSLKRLVQNLTHLTELVLVYVNMSFVSPNSFMNLSSSLTSLSLYDCGLKGRFPDNIFHLPNLQLLDVGYNYNLTGSLPMYNWSSPLKSLELSGTEFLIDLPNLISNLKSLKKLYLRGCNFTGSYLTFLPNRTQITSLDLSHNNFGGQFPWSLLNFEVLSYLDLSYNNFIGQLPEVTTNLTQIFSSNNSSNSQLLNKIPSNLEYLILSGNLLNGTVPSWVYTIPSLRSLLLNHNQFTGHIGDFQHNSLVVLLLNNNNLHGPLPLSISKLVSLSDLSISFNNLSGNLESKIFSKLKSLEYLDMSKNPLLSLSSFTFSTNILPKLYSLSLSSCNLIEIPHFLRTAKYIEHLDLSKNQIKGNIPKWFLEVGKDSLYNLNLSYNFLTSVGHLPWKYMDILDLRSNMLQGPLPVPPLGIFFFSVSRNNITGQISSSICNLSFVSYLDLSYNHLSNLIPPCLGNLSDYLIDLDLRSNNLNGTIPTTFAKGCYLRSLKLNGNQLEGSLPQSLVHCRNLEVLDFGNNKINSTFPHWLETLPELRILILRSNKFHGALGNPKTKFPFPNLRIIDLSHNEIHGRLPRNLFKYLKAMMNASVDKGELKYMGNYYYQDSVTVVLKGFFIELVKIQSLFTTIDFSNNNFKGEIPKAIGELRSLKGLNFSHNNLSGHMPPSLGNLTNLEWLDLSSNKLTGEIPIQLVDITSLAILNLSENYLFGQIPQGKQFNTFMNDSYNGNLGLCGFPMKACGNDEGQQPPPSSTIEEDNFKFENGFHWKVVSLGYGVGFMFGLGLGYLVFSSEKPIWLVNIFYGE
- the LOC142615148 gene encoding receptor-like protein 6 isoform X2, with product MYLCHLNSHIFLNIFIFSFLKSRANMERVFVLRPSHLLFLICFLLLSQPYCSSSLSSFSSFNSSTPLCHSHQSFALLQFKHSFSIEEFPVSDNYCYPKTNSWRMGTDCCGWDGVTCDTMTGHVIGVDLSCSGLVGPIHPNSTLFSLRHLQRLNLAYNYFNYSTISSKFGGFANMTHLNLTDSSVAGNFPSEISHLSKLVSLDLSWNFGMRIETPSLKRLVQNLTHLTELVLVYVNMSFVSPNSFMNLSSSLTSLSLYDCGLKGRFPDNIFHLPNLQLLDVGYNYNLTGSLPMYNWSSPLKSLELSGTEFLIDLPNLISNLKSLKKLYLRGCNFTGSYLTFLPNRTQITSLDLSHNNFGGQFPWSLLNFEVLSYLDLSYNNFIGQLPEVTTNLTQIFSSNNSSNSQLLNKIPSNLEYLILSGNLLNGTVPSWVYTIPSLRSLLLNHNQFTGHIGDFQHNSLVVLLLNNNNLHGPLPLSISKLVSLSDLSISFNNLSGNLESKIFSKLKSLEYLDMSKNPLLSLSSFTFSTNILPKLYSLSLSSCNLIEIPHFLRTAKYIEHLDLSKNQIKGNIPKWFLEVGKDSLYNLNLSYNFLTSVGHLPWKYMDILDLRSNMLQGPLPVPPLGIFFFSVSRNNITGQISSSICNLSFVSYLDLSYNHLSNLIPPCLGNLSDYLIDLDLRSNNLNGTIPTTFAKGCYLRSLKLNGNQLEGSLPQSLVHCRNLEVLDFGNNKINSTFPHWLETLPELRILILRSNKFHGALGNPKTKFPFPNLRIIDLSHNEIHGRLPRNLFKYLKAMMNASVDKGELKYMGNYYYQDSVTVVLKGFFIELVKIQSLFTTIDFSNNNFKGEIPKAIGELRSLKGLNFSHNNLSGHMPPSLGNLTNLEWLDLSSNKLTDTSRQTVQYLYE